DNA from Methylobacterium currus:
CTGACCTTGGCACTTCATGTAGCCTACAGGCGCCCATTCGAAGGGAATCATGAAGATCATACCGAGCATTGGTTCCATGATGCAGGATCCTTCGACGGGTTACGACGGCCATAAATGACGAAAAATATCGATCATCACTCGATGATCGATTCGTCTGGCGCTTCAAGCAATAGTCGGAAGTGCCTCGATCATGCAAGGTGGAATTTGAAAATGAGATTTTCACGGTATTTCTGTTCGCGCTAGAACCTGTGCGATGCGTCAGATTACGATATGACAAAAAACTAACGAAAAACTCAGGGACATGGAGCGCCGCTTGATCGTGATGAACCGGCGCGGTTGACCGGCCTATACGATGATCCCTGACGGGGCGGCGCCGGGGCCCGTGCCTTCGATGAGGCCCGGGGGCACCAAAACACCCCGCGGATGGATGTCCGGATGCCCCCGTTAATCTCTCTCGCGCCGAGCTTCGTCGGTGCCCCCTCGCAGCCGCGCCCAGGCGAGATGGCTCGGCCGCTCGGGAAGTCGTTGGTCTGGGGATTTCGGGCGCCATCCTGAAATTCGCGACATAATCGCAATTATACCGATCGCAAATGACAAATATTATGTACATTACCTAGATAAATAAATAAAAACAGTAATAAAAGTCATTTTTATTGTATTTGCATTGAAGAAGACAGCTCACAATTGTTATATCATGAGGACGAACGCAGTGCAAAAATGACACCGTTCCGGAAATTTGCGGATTATTCCTGATAGAGAAGACATTTTCCCCTATCGCAATGTGCGCCCTGTCGGCATTTTGGCCTCCGATAGGCATGACTGGGCTACGCCATCTGCGTCAGCGGCGATGGTCCGCCCCATTCGTATTTCGAGGCAAGGCCATGGCGTTGAAACTTCTGACACTGACAGGATCTACTACTGGATCTGCTAATCCCATCGATTTTTACTATGGATTATCAGTAGATTCGACGAAATATATTGGAACGACGTATGGACAGGCTTCTGGAGGCGGTCCATCTTATTCGTTTAGTTTCAATTATCTTGCGGATGAGAACAATCCCGCGGTGACGTCATCCAATTTCACAGCTGCTGAAGGCGGGAACAACACCACATTCACCGACGCAGTCGGATCCGGCGCAACGACCACGGGATCCAACACGCTCGACGCCAACGTTACGGACGTGACGACCGGCCCGATGGGCGCGACCGGTCCCGCCGGTCCGACCGGTGCCACGGGCGCGACCGGCGCCACCGGCGCGACCGGGGCCGGTGAGACGGGCGCCACCGGCGCCACGGGTGCCACCGGCGCGACGGGCGCCACGGGTGCGACCGGGGCCGGCGCGACGGGTGCCACGGGCGCCACCGGCGCGACCGGTGAGACGGGCGCCACGGGTGCGACCGGGGCCGGCGCGACGGGTGCCACGGGCGCCACCGGCGCGACCGGTGAGACAGGCGCCACGGGCGCGACCGGTGCCGGCGCGACGGGTGCCACCGGCACGACAGGCGCGACCGGCGCAACAGGTGAGACGGGTGCCACGGGTGCGACCGGGGCCGGCGCGACGGGTGCCACGGGAGCGACCGGCGCCACCGGTGCGACAGGTGCCACCGGCGCGACAGGTGCCACCGGCGCTGGCGCGACGGGTGCCACCGGCACGACAGGCGCGACCGGTGCGACAGGTGCCACCGGTGCGACGGGGTCCACCGGCGCGACAGGCGCGACCGGCGCCGGCGCGACAGGTGCTACGGGTGCGACCGGCGCCACAGGGGCGACAGGGGCGACCGGCGCCACGGGGGCGACCGGGGCCGGCGCCACGGGTGCCACCGGTGCAGAGGGCGCCACGGGCGCGACGGGGGCGGTCGGCGCGACCGGTGCTACGGGTGCGACCGGAGCCGGTGCCACGGGCGCGACGGGCGCCACCGGTGCTGTCGGCGGCACGGGCGCGACGGGGGCGGCCGGCGCGACCGGTGCCACGGGTGCGACCGGCGCTGGCGAGACGGGCGCCACCGGAGCTGCTGGTGCCACGGGCGCCACCGGAGCTGCTGGTGCCACGGGCGCCACCGGAGCTGCTGGTGCCACGGGCGCCACCGGGGCGGCCGGTGCCACGGGCGCCACCGGGGCGGCCGGTGCCACGGGTGCGGCAGGTGCCACGGGTGCGACCGGCGCTGCTGGTGCCACCGGCGCCGCCGGGGCGACGGGTGCCGCCGGCGCGACGGGTGCGGCAGGTGCCACGGGCGCAACCGGGGCCGCCGGCGCGACGGGTGCGGCAGGTGCCACGGGTGCGACCGGCGCTGCTGGTGCCACGGGCGCTGCCGGCGGCACGGGTGCTGCAGGTGCGACCGGCGCTCCGGGGGCGACCGGAGCTGCCGGTTCCACGGGGGCGACCGGCCCCGCCGGCGCGACGGGTTCCGTCGGCGCAACAGGCGCGACGGGCCCGGTCGGTCCGGGAGGAGCCACGGGCCCGACCGGCGCCATGGGCCCGACCGGCGCCATGGGCCCGACCGGCGCCATGGGCCCGACCGGCGCCATGGGCCCGACCGGTCCGACCGGCGCGACGGGGACGATCGACTGCTTCGCGGCAGGAACGCTGATCCTGACGCCGCAAGGAGAACGCCCGGTCGAGACCCTGCAGCCCGGCGACGCCGTGCTCACGGCCTCCGGGGAGACGGTGCGCATCCGCTGGGTCGGCCACCGGCCGGTGGACCT
Protein-coding regions in this window:
- a CDS encoding Hint domain-containing protein; this encodes MTTGPMGATGPAGPTGATGATGATGATGAGETGATGATGATGATGATGATGAGATGATGATGATGETGATGATGAGATGATGATGATGETGATGATGAGATGATGTTGATGATGETGATGATGAGATGATGATGATGATGATGATGATGAGATGATGTTGATGATGATGATGSTGATGATGAGATGATGATGATGATGATGATGATGAGATGATGAEGATGATGAVGATGATGATGAGATGATGATGAVGGTGATGAAGATGATGATGAGETGATGAAGATGATGAAGATGATGAAGATGATGAAGATGATGAAGATGAAGATGATGAAGATGAAGATGAAGATGAAGATGATGAAGATGAAGATGATGAAGATGAAGGTGAAGATGAPGATGAAGSTGATGPAGATGSVGATGATGPVGPGGATGPTGAMGPTGAMGPTGAMGPTGAMGPTGPTGATGTIDCFAAGTLILTPQGERPVETLQPGDAVLTASGETVRIRWVGHRPVDLRRHPRPERARPVRIAASAFGPGLPRRDLVVSPGHALFLDGVLIPASALVNGTSIAPLALPEIVYHHVELPVHDVLVAEGLPAESYLDCGNRATFANHDGPVSLHPDFVAVALNLELACAPVVLHGPVLDRVRARLATQEAESRAEAKSPAESQVQAAAKPERSLLARFLRRA